Proteins encoded by one window of Panicum virgatum strain AP13 chromosome 7N, P.virgatum_v5, whole genome shotgun sequence:
- the LOC120681209 gene encoding disease resistance protein RPS2-like: MAEAISAAGSCLEPLYGCLESTGMLDAAAREVSAFLRVKANWDDLEKGRDNLRAVETTVRARVAAEEDKLNVCHPQVQVWLRRVDELRRDTIDEEYGSLLKFSCLCQCTVHARRRACIGKRVVEALEEVRNLTEEGRRFKKFGFKPPPEIVNHLPQIETFGLESMLTLLHDFLEKGDSNIIGVWGQGGIGKTTLLHVFNSDLEKKAHDYQVVIFIEVSNSETLNIVEIQQTISDRLNLPWNESETVEKRAKFLVKALSRKRFVVLLDDVRKKFRLEDVGIPTPDTNSQSKLILTSRYKEVCFQMGAQKSRIEMQVLDNDAARNLFLSKLSNEAVESLSSNNIVLERAMEIILSCGGLPLALNCLEGPKEWTLAADAINNNMYKYKNDGVDEMFYRLKYSYDRLTATQQQCFLYCTLFPEYGSISKEQLVDYWLAEGLLLDDCGKGYQIIHDLISACLLQTSGSMSSKVKMHHVIRHLGLWLVKETDQKFLVQAGMALDTAPSVEEWKEATRISIMSNDIKELSLSPECRSLTTLLIQNNPNLDNLGSEFFKFMRSLTVLDLSHTAITSLPECETLVALQHLNLSHTLITRLPERLWLLKELRHLDLSVTVALEDTLNNCSKLLKLRVLNLFRSHYGIHDVDDLNLDSLKALMFLGITIYAEDVLKKLNKTSPLAKSTYRLNLKYCGEMQSIKISDLNHLVHLEELYVESCYDLNTLAADAELTTSGLELLTLSVLPSLENVIVAPMPHHFQHIRKLVISKCPKLKDITWVLKLEMLERLVVTHCDGMLKIIEEDNSDEAETMPDHPSEGQEDNAVAEHSGDERNGYGKSYGKSELSDDKTRTGFPKLRLIVLTDVKKLRIICKPRDFPSLETVRVEDCPNLRSIPLNSRYNCEKLKQVCGSVEWWDKLEWEDEEGMDSKLFIPI, encoded by the exons ATGGCTGAGGCGATCAGCGCGGCCGGCTCGTGCCTGGAGCCCCTGTATGGATGCCTGGAAAGCACAGGCATGCTCGACGCGGCGGCCCGGGAGGTGTCCGCGTTCCTTCGCGTCAAGGCCAACTGGGACGATCTCGAGAAGGGGCGGGACAACCTGCGGGCCGTCGAGACGACGGTCAGGGCGCGGGTCGCCGCGGAGGAGGATAAGCTGAACGTCTGTCACCCTCAGGTGCAGGTGTGGCTCAGGCGCGTCGACGAGCTGCGGCGGGACACCATCGACGAGGAGTACGGCAGCCTGTTGAAGTTCTCTTGCCTCTGCCAGTGCACTGTGCACGCTCGTCGCCGTGCTTGCATCGGCAAGCGTGTTGtggaggcgctggaggaggtgaGAAACCTGACAGAGGAAGGGAGGCGGTTCAAGAAATTTGGGTTCAAGCCGCCACCGGAAATCGTCAATCATTTACCCCAGATCGAGACGTTTGGATTGGAGTCCATGCTGACTCTGCTCCATGATTTCCTTGAGAAGGGTGACTCCAACATAATCGGTGTGTGGGGTCAAGGAGGCATTGGTAAGACAACCCTCCTCCATGTCTTCAACAGCGATCTTGAAAAGAAGGCCCACGACTACCAG GTTGTTATATTTATTGAGGTATCCAATTCAGAGACACTGAACATAGTGGAGATACAGCAGACTATCTCCGATAGGCTGAATTTGCCATGGAATGAATCAGAGACAGTTGAGAAAAGGGCCAAATTCTTGGTGAAGGCTCTGTCAAGGAAAAGATTTGTGGTGCTGCTTGATGATGTAAGGAAGAAATTCCGACTAGAGGATGTTGGTATCCCAACTCCAGATACCAACAGCCAAAGCAAGCTGATCCTGACATCACGTTACAAAGAAGTATGCTTCCAGATGGGTGCACAGAAGAGCCGGATTGAAATGCAGGTCTTGGATAATGATGCTGCCCGGAATCTGTTCTTGAGCAAGCTGAGCAATGAGGCTGTTGAGTCTTTGAGTTCCAACAATATTGTTTTGGAGCGTGCCATGGAAATAATCCTAAGTTGTGGAGGTCTTCCACTTGCACTCaatt GCTTGGAAGGGCCAAAGGAGTGGACTCTAGCTGCGGATGCAATTAACAACAATATGTACAAGTACAAAAATGATGGTGTGGATGAAATGTTTTATCGGCTGAAATACAGCTATGACAGGCTCACTGCCACTCAACAGCAGTGCTTTTTGTACTGCACTCTTTTCCCTGAGTATGGATCTATTAGTAAGGAGCAACTGGTTGATTATTGGTTGGCTGAAGGTTTGCTACTCGATGATTGTGGAAAGGGTTACCAAATAATCCACGATCTTATTTCAGCATGCTTGTTGCAGACCAGTGGTTCAATGTCATCAAAGGTAAAAATGCATCATGTAATCAGGCATCTGGGGCTTTGGTTGGTTAAGGAGACAGATCAAAAGTTTCTTGTTCAAGCAGGGATGGCTTTGGATACTGCTCCATCAGTAGAAGAATGGAAAGAAGCTACAAGGATCTCCATCATGTCTAATGACATCAAAGAGCTTTCTTTGTCACCAGAATGCAGAAGCCTCACCACATTATTGATCCAAAATAACCCAAATCTGGACAATCTGGGTtcagaatttttcaaatttaTGCGCTCTTTGACAGTGCTAGATCTTTCTCATACTGCAATAACATCACTCCCAGAATGTGAGACACTGGTTGCATTGCAGCATCTTAACTTGTCACATACACTCATCACCAGATTACCTGAGCGGCTATGGTTATTGAAAGAGTTGAGGCATCTGGATCTGAGTGTGACTGTTGCACTCGAAGATACCTTGAACAATTGCTCCAAGTTACTCAAGCTTAGAGTGCTTAATCTCTTTCGCAGCCACTACGGAATTCATGATGTTGATGACCTGAATCTGGATTCCCTAAAGGCACTGATGTTCCTTGGAATCACTATTTATGCAGAGGACGTGTTGAAGAAACTGAACAAGACCAGCCCTTTGGCAAAGTCAACATATCGCCTGAATCTGAAGTACTGTGGAGAAATGCAGTCGATCAAAATCTCTGATCTCAACCACTTGGTGCACCTTGAGGAGCTGTATGTCGAATCATGCTATGACCTGAACACACTGGCTGCCGACGCTGAGCTGACGACTTCAGGCCTGGAGCTCCTAACGCTCTCAGTTCTTCCTTCATTGGAGAACGTCATTGTTGCACCGATGCCGCATCATTTTCAGCACATCCGCAAGCTGGTCATTTCGAAGTGCCCCAAACTGAAGGACATCACATGGGTCCTAAAACTTGAAATGCTCGAGAGGCTCGTCGTAACCCATTGTGATGGGATGCTGAAGATCATCGAAGAAGATAATAGTGATGAGGCAGAGACGATGCCGGATCATCCTTCTGAAGGACAGGAGGACAATGCCGTGGCCGAACATTCTGGAGATGAGCGGAATGGTTACGGTAAAAGCTACGGTAAGAGCGAATTAAGCGATGACAAAACACGTACTGGCTTCCCGAAATTGAGATTAATCGTATTGACTGATGTGAAGAAGCTGAGGATTATTTGCAAGCCAAGAGATTTTCCCAGCCTCGAGACGGTCCGGGTGGAGGACTGCCCGAATCTGCGAAGCATCCCACTCAACAGCAGGTATAATTGTGAGAAACTGAAGCAGGTGTGCGGTTCGGTTGAGTGGTGGGATAAACTGGAgtgggaggacgaggagggcaTGGATAGCAAGCTCTTCATTCCAATCTGA